In one Planctomycetia bacterium genomic region, the following are encoded:
- a CDS encoding HRDC domain-containing protein gives MSFITIGTQSELANFCERLRSAEYIAFDTEFVSEHSYRTQLCLVQVAIPGLTAVIDPLSIDDMRPFWDAVVAPGHQTIVHAGREEIVFSLAATGRPPHNLIDVQLAAGLMGVEFPAGYGTLASRLLGKRINKAETRTDWRRRPLTAQQVAYALSDVEHLAALRDLILGKLESLGRLDWLHTETASWLAEIEASRGKERWRRVSGSSGLSRRRLAIVREIWRWREEEAERRDCPARRVLRDDLIVELAKRELADPNKIRAVRGLERGDLKYALPKLTACIERALHLPESDCPEIVRTETNPQQTMVTQLLSSALGSICRQAQVAPSLVGTANDVRDLVSFHLGDLGESAEPPLLTQGWRAGVVGEVLKDLLLGRTTLHIVDPRAEQPLAFEPRKTS, from the coding sequence ATGTCGTTTATCACCATTGGCACGCAGTCCGAGCTAGCCAACTTCTGCGAACGGCTGCGCTCCGCCGAGTATATCGCCTTCGACACGGAGTTCGTCTCCGAACACAGCTACCGCACGCAGCTTTGCCTCGTGCAGGTCGCCATCCCGGGCCTGACGGCCGTGATCGACCCGCTGTCGATCGACGACATGCGCCCGTTCTGGGACGCGGTCGTCGCGCCGGGGCACCAGACGATCGTCCACGCGGGACGTGAAGAAATCGTCTTCTCGCTGGCCGCCACCGGACGCCCGCCGCACAACCTGATCGATGTGCAACTCGCCGCCGGGCTAATGGGCGTCGAGTTCCCGGCTGGCTATGGAACGCTGGCATCGCGGCTCCTCGGCAAGCGGATCAACAAAGCGGAAACACGCACCGATTGGCGCCGCCGACCCCTGACAGCGCAGCAAGTCGCCTATGCCCTCAGCGACGTAGAACATCTCGCCGCTCTGCGCGACCTGATTCTCGGCAAACTAGAAAGCCTCGGTCGGCTAGATTGGCTCCACACGGAAACGGCGAGCTGGCTGGCCGAGATCGAAGCCTCGCGCGGGAAGGAACGCTGGCGCCGCGTTTCCGGCAGTTCCGGCCTCAGCCGCCGGCGACTGGCGATCGTTCGCGAGATTTGGCGTTGGCGCGAGGAAGAGGCCGAACGCCGCGATTGCCCCGCCCGCCGCGTGCTACGAGACGACTTGATCGTCGAGTTGGCCAAGCGCGAACTCGCCGACCCGAACAAAATTCGCGCCGTCCGCGGGCTGGAACGCGGCGACCTCAAGTACGCGTTGCCGAAGCTCACCGCCTGCATCGAACGCGCGCTCCATTTGCCGGAAAGCGACTGTCCGGAAATCGTCCGCACGGAAACCAACCCGCAGCAGACGATGGTCACGCAATTGCTTTCGTCGGCGCTCGGCAGCATTTGCCGCCAGGCGCAGGTTGCGCCCAGCCTGGTCGGGACGGCCAACGACGTCCGCGACCTGGTTTCATTTCATCTCGGCGATCTCGGCGAATCGGCCGAGCCGCCACTCCTGACGCAGGGCTGGCGCGCGGGTGTCGTCGGCGAGGTACTCAAAGACCTGCTGCTCGGCCGCACCACGCTCCACATCGTCGACCCCCGCGCCGAACAACCGCTGGCCTTCGAGCCGCGTAAGACGAGCTGA
- a CDS encoding sodium:proton antiporter: protein MTDTEHAATPSEKPVLFALIAVVAIYAVALFLPATAGYFAPAQHEATHEEHAAPHVLAVLPFALLLGCIAVLPLVSAAAHWWESNLHRFYVAAGLALATLAYYLARGGTAAVGLTLEHAILAEYIPFIVLLFSLYTICGGIRISGDLPAHPATNAAFIAAGAVLASFIGTTGAAMLLVRPLLETNRERKKVAHTVVFFIFAVCNCGGLLTPLGDPPLFLGYLRGVDFLWTARLWQEWLFVNACLVAIYYLWDRLYAYPRESAADVRLDETRIRKLKFSGMFPNALLLGGVVASVAFLDPSKALPGMDWHPPVYLREAVQLGLVAASLAFGSQPVRKANQFSYGAIVEVAVLFIGIFICMQPALQILHDQGGKLGVNTPHRFFWATGTLSSVLDNAPTYVVFLEAGKTIPPLEGDPVFELPDGRIDERILAAISLGAVMMGAMTYIGNGPNFMVKAIAEQAGVSMPSFFGYMLYSLCVLLPILAVMTWLFI from the coding sequence ATGACGGACACCGAACACGCTGCCACTCCCTCGGAAAAACCGGTTCTCTTCGCCCTGATCGCCGTGGTGGCGATCTATGCCGTCGCCCTGTTTCTGCCTGCGACGGCCGGTTACTTCGCCCCCGCCCAGCATGAGGCCACCCACGAGGAGCACGCCGCGCCGCACGTGCTCGCGGTGCTGCCATTTGCGTTATTGCTGGGCTGCATCGCGGTGCTACCGCTGGTCTCCGCCGCCGCACATTGGTGGGAAAGTAACCTGCACCGGTTCTACGTCGCGGCCGGATTGGCGCTGGCTACGCTGGCCTATTACTTGGCGCGCGGAGGGACTGCGGCAGTCGGCCTGACGCTGGAACATGCCATCCTGGCCGAATATATCCCGTTCATCGTGCTGCTGTTTAGCCTCTACACGATCTGCGGCGGTATTCGCATCTCCGGCGACTTGCCCGCACATCCGGCGACGAATGCCGCCTTCATCGCGGCAGGCGCGGTGCTGGCCAGCTTTATCGGCACCACCGGCGCCGCGATGTTGCTCGTACGTCCACTGTTGGAAACCAACCGCGAGCGCAAAAAAGTCGCGCACACCGTGGTGTTCTTCATTTTCGCCGTCTGCAATTGCGGCGGTCTGCTGACGCCGCTTGGCGATCCGCCGTTGTTCCTCGGTTACTTGCGCGGTGTGGATTTCCTCTGGACCGCGCGGCTCTGGCAGGAATGGCTGTTTGTGAACGCCTGCCTGGTCGCCATCTACTATCTCTGGGACCGCCTCTACGCCTACCCGCGCGAGTCCGCCGCCGATGTGCGCTTGGACGAAACGCGCATTCGGAAACTCAAGTTCTCCGGGATGTTCCCCAACGCGCTGTTGCTTGGCGGCGTGGTCGCCAGCGTGGCGTTCCTGGATCCCAGCAAGGCCCTGCCAGGCATGGATTGGCATCCGCCGGTCTATCTCCGCGAGGCCGTGCAACTAGGGCTCGTGGCGGCGTCGCTGGCGTTCGGTTCGCAGCCGGTGCGAAAGGCCAATCAATTCAGCTACGGGGCGATCGTCGAAGTCGCCGTCCTGTTCATCGGCATCTTCATCTGCATGCAGCCGGCGTTGCAGATTCTTCATGATCAGGGCGGCAAACTCGGCGTCAACACCCCGCACCGCTTCTTTTGGGCCACGGGCACGCTCTCCAGCGTGCTGGACAACGCCCCGACCTACGTCGTGTTTCTGGAGGCCGGCAAAACCATTCCGCCGCTCGAGGGCGACCCGGTGTTCGAGCTTCCTGATGGACGGATAGACGAGCGGATTCTGGCCGCCATCAGCCTGGGCGCGGTGATGATGGGCGCGATGACCTACATCGGCAACGGGCCGAATTTCATGGTGAAGGCCATCGCCGAACAGGCAGGCGTGTCGATGCCTAGCTTTTTCGGCTACATGCTTTATAGTTTGTGCGTACTGCTTCCTATTCTGGCCGTGATGACCTGGCTTTTCATTTGA
- a CDS encoding (5-formylfuran-3-yl)methyl phosphate synthase: MTRLLVSVRSAAEAQIALDCGVDLIDVKEPNRGALGAADPAVWRDVLGVVAGRVPVSCALGELEASTSANAAAIPIGVRYAKVGLAGAADQPDWESAWRDRVDHRPAGCDVVAVVYADATTARAPAPGRILAAAIEHSCAAILVDTYDKSAGDVFTHWPAAELAAFLSRASASGLLTVVGGGLTWNSLGTALELSADYLAVRGLACGAGRTSGLDAASCRRLAARVREIREFSERR; this comes from the coding sequence ATGACGCGATTGCTGGTCAGCGTGCGCAGCGCCGCTGAGGCTCAGATCGCGCTCGATTGCGGCGTCGATCTGATTGACGTGAAGGAGCCCAACCGCGGCGCGCTCGGGGCCGCCGATCCGGCGGTTTGGCGCGACGTCCTGGGCGTTGTTGCAGGACGCGTGCCGGTTAGTTGTGCGTTAGGGGAGTTGGAAGCAAGCACTTCGGCGAACGCCGCAGCAATCCCCATCGGCGTCCGTTACGCAAAAGTCGGCCTGGCCGGCGCGGCCGATCAGCCGGATTGGGAAAGCGCCTGGCGGGACCGCGTGGATCATCGCCCCGCGGGCTGTGATGTCGTGGCTGTGGTGTACGCCGACGCGACGACGGCGAGAGCGCCTGCGCCAGGCCGCATCCTGGCGGCGGCGATCGAGCATTCCTGCGCGGCGATCCTTGTCGACACGTATGACAAGTCCGCTGGGGACGTCTTCACGCATTGGCCTGCAGCGGAGTTGGCCGCGTTCCTATCCCGAGCCAGCGCGTCGGGGTTGCTTACGGTGGTCGGTGGCGGGTTGACGTGGAATTCATTGGGAACCGCTTTGGAACTTTCAGCCGACTACCTGGCAGTGCGCGGGTTGGCCTGCGGGGCCGGGCGCACCAGTGGCCTCGATGCGGCTTCCTGTCGGCGGTTAGCGGCGCGAGTGCGCGAGATTCGAGAATTTTCGGAACGCCGCTGA